In Euphorbia lathyris chromosome 10, ddEupLath1.1, whole genome shotgun sequence, the DNA window CACAAGAGTTTTCAGAAGTAACAGCATTTCCAACAGGATCAATGGAAGCTCTACTCTGCAAAATTGGATGAACAGCCAATCCTATTTCATTCTGATTTTCAGAACCTTCATTTCTTTCATTTGGCTGATTATTCCACAATGGAAAACTCGTATCTTGAGCATTAATGGCATCAGGTACAACACCTAGCCCTTGCATTGCTGATGAATTCCGTTTCGGAGGAGGCGGCTTTGAATGGTTGTGTTCACCCTTGTATACAATCTCTGCAATCTGTCCATCCAATGATCTTTCAACCTTCTTCTTCACAGGACAATTCGGATGCGTGCACTTGTAGTAACTTCGCGGATACTCGCTTCCTTTCACTTGCTTTTGTCCGTATTTTCTCCAGTTATAGCCATCGTAAGAAGGACGATCCGCGCTACAAGCTACAGACTTAGGATCCTCCTCTTGGTTTTGGGATGATAATCTTGAGGGTTCAGTTGTCTGATCCATTTGTATATGAGATGGAATGTTCTGCTGAAAGTTCGAGGCGGGCTGGGATTCAAAACTCTGTTTATCTTGGTTTGGATGTCGAATTCGAGCCTCTGCTGATGGTAGATGACTAGCATTGAAGTTTCCCTGGtaagaagaaaatgttttattcttgCTCTTAAGTTTTTGTCAGAAGTAGAGCATAGATTTCTGCAAATTCAACATCATATGATTCACATGAATTCCACGAGAACACGACTAAAGCAAGAACCGAAGTAAAAATTAGCTACTCACCATGTTTGCCAGAAGAGAAACAGTTGTCTTTGACACAAGCTTGGCCTGTGGTTTGTATAAAGTAGGTCTGCTATccaatttcaaaacattatcaGATACATTCTGTAGTGCAGTTTCCGAAAGGCCAGCCTGATATTTCAAGAAACAACAAAGTTCAGAGGAAAGACTCGTGAAGAAGACCGAACTTATTTCAGAGGTAATCAGTGATCACCTGGGAAGAACCTGAAGCATGACTTGGATTGAGCACTGCCTTGAACCTCACTGTTTTTGGTCTGATAGCCACAAATGTGTTTTCAGAAGATACATTAGGTGGAGGAGAACTATTGATGGCGCCCGAAAGGAGCTCTGTGAAGGACCTGAAATTGGAGCAACTAGGCCTCGAAGCTACTGGCTTCGATACAATTACCCTCTCTCCTTCCTTCATCTCCATTTTCACAGATTATTTGGGAATGTCAATTACGTTTTATTGACGAGTTATGTGCCATTTTGACAGGATTCAATCAAGCAGCAGAAGGATCGAACCTGCATTTTATATAAACTATGTCAACACTTGCACAAACTTAAAATCGAATAGCACCCGTTAGTAGTATTAGACCTATCAATTATTTAGAGAAAAGTTGAAAGGTAAACACTGTTAGCAGACAAGTGGAAAACAATGAGCATAACCCGTCTGTGAAGACCAAATCGAGCAGCAAACAATTGAAGATTACATTCATTCAATACTAGTAGAACATTCACCTTCCCAATTAAATACAGGATGTGGAACCATTTCTAGTCTGAAATCTAACTCAACAGTCTTAAGTCTCAACTACCACTGGCTTTCCTGATAAGAAAGAAACATAAAGTCTTCGACTTTATTCGTCTATTAATCGGGGTTATCATAACCCTGATCGCGTTAGATGAGATGCGAAGAAAAACTGAACCAACTCCCTCCCTGAAAGAATATTAAAAACAAATGTATTGGCTTATCAGCTACTTAAGCATACTTCTGAAACTCCATTGAAACCAAGAATCTACAGCCTTTGCAACCACATCCATATCCATTCTCTCTAGTAAGAAAAGGCTAATTCTACTTCCGATCGCGGGTTGAACAGTTTGTGGATATTCCTGCCAGAATTATGCTATGAACATCACTATCCTCCTAAGAAACAAAGTTCAGATATTGAATAAAGCTTATTATCAACAACCAACTAATTCTTCACCTAAACATGTATCATTTATCACCAAAATTAACTGAAGTTGTTTGCCTAATTTTTCTCTATCTTCTAGAAGGGCAGACCGACACAGAAGAAAAGAAATCCAATAGTTGAGTAGTATTAAGTAAAAGTTACCATAAATAATCAAAAGTGACAGAATTGACAACTGaacataatttatttttcttaaagTTCAAAAATTCAGAACCAGGAACAAGAGATTATTAGCACAAAATGTTCAAACTTCAAACCCTAGAAATTAAAACATGCTTGAACacattaaataaaacaaaatatgacCCAAAAAGGAATTAAGCTAAAGAAgaggataaagagaaagtgaaaaCTAACCCAAATGTCAGTAAGAAAGAAAGGAATCAATTTGAATACACAAATTCTCCTTTACTATTTGGGTGAGTTCATACAACCTGCATTGCAGAAACAAACAGCAAAAGCAACCCACATAAGAAATAAAAGGAGATAGACAACTTAGACAAAGAAACAGAaaattaacatgtaaaaaaagaaaaatgtgcAGCAGCCTTGACCTTGGACTTGGAAACACAGCAAGTTCAACTATTTTTCAGCCAATGGATGGAAGTCAGACAAGTAAAGTTTCAGTCTTTTTGTGTTACTTGAAAGGGGAAAATAACAAAAAGATGAAGAAACAGTCTACAAGTAAGCCATTTTTATTGAAACTGAAACTGTGCAAAAAAGAGTGAGAGTGGGTGGTTCCTCTGTAGAAGAAATAAAACTgagtgaaactgagtgaaaAGCAATACTAaaaaacaagaggaaaaaggagGAAATTGAACAAagaattatctttatttttgtttaattatttctATGACAGagaagaaaatggaagaaatttaATTCTATTGATTTCTGTGCAGcaatagtaataataaataataatgataacagTAAAAAGAATaagggatgaagaagaagaagaagatggtgGATTGGAGAGGTATAAATGGGGGGCGTTAGATAGAAAGACTAGTGATAGTGAATAGGTACAGCCAACTAACTGTCTCTCTTTGGAAATTTGACTCTTGCtcctattttttctttttaaatattaGTAAGAGTGGAGGAGCCACTTCCCAAGGCTCCAAAACTTAACCCAATTCTAGTAGGAGACTTCTGAAGTGGTCCAGGAACAAACGTTTCCGAGATCGTTCAGATGATACCATATCAACGGTTAAATCAGTTCAATGATATAGTCTCAGAACCACGTCGACCAGATGATCTAAGATTCGATTCCTGATAGATTCATTTATTGATTTAATTGCAGGATATGGTAATATGAGTCTGTGTTGTACACGTTGTAAGCACAGCTGACATTTGCGTGTAGGgtgtgtcggagattaatataagatctatgattgagtCTTAACTATCGGCTTGAACTTTTGGTTCAACTGGTTCCATGATATGGTATGAGAGCCTCTTGGACCATCGAGCAGTTTTGTCAATAACAGTTAAGATTCAATCATAGAtcatatattaatctctgacaaacAATACCAACATAATATCATATGAGCAGTTTCGGATCAGTTTAGTCTGGGACCATTTCATAACTTTTCTAATTTTAGTACACAGTAACGAATTAAGGATTTACTCTATAGCtgaattaataaattttttggtgttatttgttcaaaaaattaaagtttatatacaaaaaaaattaaagtttatatACACTTTTCACAGAGTTTCTAATGGTTTTTCAATGACCAGTAAATGTTCAAGCTCCCTTACTCCGTGCATTTGTTCTTGCTAGGACACTCATGTCCTCTTTCTAGATAGAATCATAACGTCACCTAGAATCTCTTCTTACAATGTGGAGTTTTGGGTGGATGAAGGTGTAACAAACCCCTCGCACTCTCATACTCTCACCTTCAAAATCCGATTTAATTTATCGTATTAGTTAACATTAATGGTATTCTAAAACACGGGCAAAGATCATTGTGTTTTCAAATTATCTTTCAAGTGTGAAAAGGATTCAAGAAAAGATAGAAACAATTCACCATATGTTTTACATCAAGTAATATATGGAGTGACTTTTGATATAGTAGTAAAAGCAATAGGTTTAGATGGATGACTCATTAAGTTCTCGTTGAAATATGATTCGCGCAAAAAGAAATATTTGTCATTCCTTGGTTATTAGGAACAACTAAAGAATGTCTAGAGATGGGAAATTACCTCATGACTTTTTATTTCACTAAGACTAGATAATATTTGCTTATAGAGACAAAAAAGACCGAGTCATTCCTCAATTATGTATTATAATAGCACATAATGAGGGTATGTTTGGTTATATTATTAGTTGAGAGTTGTTTGATGTTATTGTCAGTTATTTATTATTAGCTTATTGATaattagtgtttgataaaattctGATAAATAATTTTTGTTGGTATATAAAATATCTGctatacatattttaaattaattaagaaaattaaaaaaataaaacaataacaaaaataatataaattaatttatggtCAGAAAGTCCCCTAGATTTTATTTGTCCAtctttatattttgatttgcattaatgtctttttttttcttaaaaaaataact includes these proteins:
- the LOC136208385 gene encoding WRKY transcription factor 44 → MEMKEGERVIVSKPVASRPSCSNFRSFTELLSGAINSSPPPNVSSENTFVAIRPKTVRFKAVLNPSHASGSSQAGLSETALQNVSDNVLKLDSRPTLYKPQAKLVSKTTVSLLANMGNFNASHLPSAEARIRHPNQDKQSFESQPASNFQQNIPSHIQMDQTTEPSRLSSQNQEEDPKSVACSADRPSYDGYNWRKYGQKQVKGSEYPRSYYKCTHPNCPVKKKVERSLDGQIAEIVYKGEHNHSKPPPPKRNSSAMQGLGVVPDAINAQDTSFPLWNNQPNERNEGSENQNEIGLAVHPILQSRASIDPVGNAVTSENSCGHSGECEEGSKALEADEEEPKSKRRKSENQSNEAAAQEPTRQTVPNSTDTDIVGDGFRWRKYGQKVVKGNPYPRSYYRCTGPKCNVRKYVERVSEDPGAFITTYEGKHNHEMPVRGSNSEPNNAKASTTRTKPIT